From the genome of Campylobacter magnus, one region includes:
- the aroB gene encoding 3-dehydroquinate synthase, with protein sequence MKEIKLDLGNYSYSVFIGPLGELNFAGKVAVVTNPKVAGLHLKTLLSKIKAPEVYAISVPDGEEYKNLSSVESILEQCFTSKLDRKSTIISFGGGVISDMAGFAASIYERGIGYVGVPTTLLAAVDASVGGKTGVNNKFGKNLIGSFYQPSAVYIDTSFLATLDSREIAAGMAEAIKMAVMFDEGFFNELAKKSLSYDEIIAKCVSLKADVVSQDEKEAGLRAVLNYGHTFAHVIECEGGYSTHLHGEAVAIGMVMANTLACELGLLSADEAQKIKNALEAYNLPTSYKIKDTNAFYEAFFHDKKSMGGNIKFILTNGKIGSHIIKGDISKDVVIKVLSRFY encoded by the coding sequence ATGAAAGAGATAAAATTAGATCTAGGAAATTATAGTTATAGCGTGTTTATCGGTCCTTTGGGTGAACTAAACTTCGCTGGCAAAGTAGCTGTGGTAACAAACCCAAAAGTAGCTGGACTACACTTAAAAACCCTGCTTAGCAAGATAAAAGCCCCAGAAGTCTACGCAATCAGCGTCCCTGATGGCGAGGAGTATAAAAATCTCTCTAGCGTGGAGAGCATTTTAGAGCAGTGCTTTACAAGCAAGCTAGACCGCAAAAGCACGATAATTAGCTTTGGCGGTGGCGTTATTAGCGATATGGCTGGCTTTGCGGCGAGCATTTATGAGCGTGGGATAGGCTATGTGGGCGTGCCTACTACTTTGCTAGCAGCTGTGGATGCTAGCGTGGGTGGTAAAACTGGCGTGAATAATAAATTCGGCAAAAATCTCATCGGCAGCTTTTATCAGCCAAGTGCTGTTTATATAGATACTAGCTTTTTAGCCACGCTTGATAGCAGAGAGATTGCAGCTGGCATGGCTGAGGCTATCAAAATGGCGGTGATGTTTGATGAAGGGTTTTTTAATGAACTTGCTAAAAAAAGCCTAAGTTATGATGAAATAATCGCAAAATGTGTGAGTCTAAAAGCTGATGTGGTAAGCCAAGATGAAAAAGAAGCAGGGCTTAGAGCAGTGCTAAACTACGGCCATACCTTTGCGCATGTTATAGAGTGCGAAGGGGGTTACAGCACGCATTTACATGGAGAGGCTGTGGCGATTGGCATGGTTATGGCAAACACTCTTGCTTGCGAACTGGGGCTTTTAAGCGCAGATGAAGCACAAAAAATCAAAAACGCACTAGAAGCATATAACCTGCCAACAAGCTATAAAATAAAAGATACAAATGCCTTTTATGAAGCCTTTTTTCACGATAAAAAAAGCATGGGTGGAAATATAAAGTTTATTTTAACAAATGGTAAAATTGGCTCGCATATCATCAAAGGCGATATAAGCAAAGATGTCGTAATCAAGGTGCTTAGCAGGTTTTACTAG
- a CDS encoding mechanosensitive ion channel domain-containing protein codes for MRALFLLAIFVFALLANETAAQTEPPKLSESDQKIKIKEIDAKLANNIWAREYANYMLYTKLERELALAKEQANKGTTDLELENQIKRLSAQLDALKDFAKSPFVTLLVPPNIEASPQITNPLALFGGFSYLKSLNQTKESYENLLKEIQIASKALKEKKDLLSDEAQIAELEAQISEFEIASVTANTTFSIFSKKIDESIAEINAKITAQIKHSFVILGSILSVFLIGIVAKFSIHHYMKDNQKFYTINKFINITGFIIIVFILLFAYIENVNYLITILGFASAGLAIAMKDMFMSLLGWSVILAGGSFHVGDRIKVRYENGDLVGDIIDISLLRMTLYEDITLTTYKQNRRSGRIIFIPNNYIFTATIANYTHSGMKTVWDGIDIAITFDSNHKKAVYIVKSIVRHYSKGFTDVAKTQMNKLRDQYSIKNTNVEPRIYTFLEPHAIVVSAWYKTNSYATLALRSNISADIIEAFNKENDIKIAYPRQTLYLGRDKGPLPSDEAWEQNS; via the coding sequence ATGAGAGCTTTATTTTTGTTAGCGATTTTTGTTTTTGCTCTTTTGGCTAATGAAACAGCAGCACAAACCGAACCGCCAAAGCTCTCAGAGAGTGATCAAAAAATAAAAATTAAAGAAATAGATGCAAAGCTAGCAAACAATATCTGGGCTAGAGAATACGCAAACTACATGCTCTACACTAAGCTAGAACGCGAGCTAGCACTAGCTAAGGAGCAAGCAAACAAAGGTACTACTGACCTTGAACTAGAAAATCAAATCAAACGCCTAAGCGCTCAGCTTGATGCGCTAAAAGACTTTGCTAAATCGCCCTTTGTTACGCTTTTGGTCCCACCAAATATAGAAGCCTCTCCGCAAATTACAAATCCACTTGCTCTTTTTGGCGGTTTTTCGTATCTAAAAAGCCTTAATCAAACAAAAGAAAGCTACGAAAATCTGCTAAAAGAAATACAAATAGCCTCAAAGGCTCTAAAAGAGAAAAAAGATCTTTTAAGCGATGAGGCGCAAATAGCCGAGCTTGAAGCTCAGATTTCTGAGTTTGAAATCGCTAGTGTCACTGCAAATACAACTTTTTCTATATTTTCAAAAAAAATTGATGAAAGCATAGCTGAGATAAATGCTAAAATCACCGCTCAAATCAAGCATAGCTTTGTGATTTTAGGCAGCATTCTCTCAGTTTTTCTAATCGGCATTGTGGCAAAATTTAGCATTCACCATTATATGAAAGATAATCAAAAGTTCTATACCATAAATAAATTTATAAACATCACTGGCTTTATTATTATAGTCTTTATCTTGCTTTTTGCTTATATTGAAAATGTAAATTACCTAATTACCATTTTAGGTTTTGCCTCAGCTGGTTTAGCAATTGCGATGAAAGATATGTTTATGAGCTTGCTTGGATGGAGTGTTATTCTTGCTGGCGGTAGCTTTCATGTGGGTGATCGCATAAAAGTGCGTTATGAAAATGGAGATTTAGTAGGCGATATCATTGATATTAGCTTACTTCGCATGACGCTATACGAGGATATCACGCTTACAACCTACAAGCAAAACCGCAGGTCAGGTCGCATAATCTTTATCCCAAATAACTATATATTCACAGCTACCATAGCAAACTACACGCATAGCGGTATGAAAACAGTCTGGGATGGCATAGATATAGCAATTACCTTTGATAGCAATCACAAAAAGGCTGTTTACATTGTAAAAAGCATAGTTCGCCACTACTCAAAGGGCTTTACAGATGTAGCAAAAACACAGATGAATAAGTTGCGAGATCAATACAGCATAAAAAATACAAATGTAGAACCTCGCATTTATACTTTCTTAGAACCCCATGCAATCGTCGTTAGCGCGTGGTATAAAACAAACTCTTATGCTACTCTAGCACTGCGCTCAAATATCAGCGCAGATATAATAGAAGCCTTTAACAAAGAAAATGATATCAAAATCGCCTATCCTCGCCAAACCCTTTATCTAGGGAGAGATAAGGGACCTTTGCCAAGCGATGAGGCATGGGAGCAAAACTCATGA
- the mtaB gene encoding tRNA (N(6)-L-threonylcarbamoyladenosine(37)-C(2))-methylthiotransferase MtaB — protein MGAKLMSKVFVKTFGCRTNIVDSELIKAHLDNSLSSDEASADTIIINACTVTNGADSDVRNYANRMSALGKKVLFTGCGFESRGRELMEAGKVFGVFSPAKKAEIKELISRNSRFFENGSSDFVENHVISGFSKHSKGFVKIQEGCDFSCSYCIIPSVRGKSRSMSEEFIIAQAKELIANGYTELVLTGTNIGSYGKDSGSSLGLLLQKLGALNGLKRIRLGSIEPSQIDNSFKECFGESWLERHLHIALQHTSQAMLNIMRRANKAHKDKELFLSLADMGFALGTDFIVAHPGESEQIWTEGLEAFKALPITHLHAFIYSKRDGTRSANMSEPIPNAKLAKERLNTLKQIASEHNLEFRKKKQKLDVFCEQKGKDGLYHGFDQFYNKIAIESNTDITKQWLEIDDYEIRPESNFAKINR, from the coding sequence ATGGGAGCAAAACTCATGAGTAAGGTCTTTGTCAAAACCTTTGGCTGTCGTACAAATATAGTTGATAGCGAGCTAATTAAAGCTCATTTAGACAATTCTTTAAGCAGCGATGAAGCAAGCGCAGATACTATCATAATCAATGCTTGTACTGTCACAAACGGAGCTGATAGCGATGTGAGAAACTACGCAAATCGCATGAGTGCTTTGGGTAAAAAAGTGCTTTTTACAGGCTGTGGCTTTGAGAGTAGGGGAAGGGAGCTGATGGAGGCTGGCAAAGTCTTTGGCGTCTTTTCGCCGGCTAAAAAAGCTGAGATTAAAGAGCTAATATCAAGGAATTCTAGATTTTTTGAAAATGGCAGCAGCGATTTTGTAGAAAATCATGTAATAAGCGGCTTTTCTAAGCACTCAAAAGGCTTTGTTAAAATTCAAGAAGGTTGCGATTTTTCTTGTTCGTATTGCATTATCCCTAGTGTGCGTGGCAAGAGCCGTTCTATGAGCGAGGAATTTATCATCGCTCAAGCAAAAGAGCTAATCGCAAATGGCTACACAGAGCTTGTGCTAACTGGCACAAACATCGGCAGCTACGGTAAAGACAGCGGCTCTAGCCTAGGGCTTTTACTCCAAAAACTAGGTGCGCTAAATGGCTTAAAGCGCATCCGCCTTGGTAGCATAGAACCATCTCAAATTGATAATAGCTTTAAAGAGTGCTTTGGCGAGAGTTGGCTAGAACGCCACCTTCACATAGCCTTACAGCACACTAGCCAAGCTATGCTAAATATCATGCGCAGAGCAAATAAAGCGCATAAAGACAAAGAGCTTTTTTTAAGTCTTGCTGATATGGGCTTTGCTCTTGGCACAGATTTTATCGTAGCTCATCCTGGCGAGAGTGAGCAGATTTGGACTGAGGGCTTAGAGGCGTTTAAAGCCCTGCCGATTACTCATTTACACGCTTTTATTTATAGCAAGCGTGATGGCACAAGGTCTGCTAATATGAGCGAGCCTATCCCAAATGCCAAGCTAGCAAAAGAGCGTCTAAACACGCTAAAGCAAATCGCTAGCGAGCATAATCTAGAATTCCGTAAAAAAAAGCAAAAGCTAGATGTTTTTTGCGAACAAAAGGGCAAGGATGGGCTATATCATGGCTTTGATCAGTTTTATAACAAAATAGCAATAGAGTCAAACACAGACATCACTAAACAATGGTTGGAGATAGATGATTATGAAATCAGACCTGAGAGCAATTTTGCAAAAATTAACCGCTAA
- a CDS encoding AAA family ATPase: protein MKSDLRAILQKLTANKKYLFFGLLALLFALIIFVAIRAVPKEITISEYETLLSQNLISDAVLDENRVLLSVGHSRYYVLKDSIDMRELGKRVAISVKSGFSTELTLFIGLVLGLFFYSLYSRRKKPATHQTSAELSSLVGAEAITPTISNVLFKDVAGIDEVKSELMEIVDFLKHPRKYREFGVKLPRGVLMIGPPGVGKTLVAKAVAGEAGVPFFYQSGASFVQIYVGMGAKRVRELFAKAKSFAPSIIFIDEIDAVGKARGGGRNDEREATLNQLLTEMDGFNDSSGIIVIAATNKIEMIDEALLRSGRFDRRVFLALPDLNDRKDILKSYLASKKHEVDIDALARHTTGFSGAGLATLVNEAAINAIREKRVLISDDDFKAVFSKVLHGKRKIGALNEAEKQLQALYKAAKALSAEWFGVEFERISLLEERFIDYDHEIKSKSEIIAKIKVLLAGREAMKIYQNELYSNCASDVALARELAHKAVSEYAMSKNLLASEADVLEILESAQAQVAEFISNMQAQLEAISEFLAQNESISRAEVANIIKAKYEQH, encoded by the coding sequence ATGAAATCAGACCTGAGAGCAATTTTGCAAAAATTAACCGCTAATAAAAAATATCTTTTCTTTGGACTTTTGGCTCTGCTTTTTGCGCTTATTATCTTTGTGGCAATTCGTGCAGTACCAAAAGAAATCACAATCAGCGAATACGAAACACTACTAAGCCAAAACCTAATTAGCGATGCTGTGCTTGATGAAAATAGAGTGCTACTTAGCGTGGGACACTCGCGCTATTATGTACTAAAAGACAGCATTGATATGCGTGAGCTTGGCAAAAGAGTAGCAATTAGCGTAAAAAGTGGTTTTAGCACCGAGTTAACCTTGTTTATAGGGTTGGTGCTGGGGCTGTTTTTTTACTCGCTTTATTCTAGGCGCAAAAAACCAGCCACTCATCAAACAAGCGCAGAACTAAGCTCGTTAGTTGGGGCCGAGGCTATTACGCCAACTATATCAAATGTGCTATTTAAGGATGTTGCTGGCATTGATGAAGTAAAATCAGAGCTAATGGAAATAGTTGATTTTCTAAAACATCCACGCAAATATAGGGAGTTTGGTGTCAAACTCCCTCGTGGCGTGCTGATGATAGGACCACCGGGTGTTGGCAAAACGCTAGTAGCAAAAGCCGTAGCAGGTGAGGCTGGGGTGCCGTTTTTTTATCAAAGTGGCGCAAGCTTTGTTCAAATCTATGTAGGCATGGGCGCAAAAAGGGTGCGAGAGCTATTTGCTAAGGCTAAAAGCTTTGCTCCAAGCATAATTTTCATTGATGAAATAGACGCTGTCGGCAAGGCTAGAGGCGGTGGGCGAAATGATGAGAGAGAAGCCACGCTAAATCAGCTGCTAACCGAAATGGACGGCTTTAATGACAGCAGCGGCATAATAGTAATTGCTGCTACAAATAAGATTGAGATGATAGATGAAGCACTGCTGCGCTCAGGGCGTTTTGATAGGCGTGTGTTTTTGGCTCTACCTGATCTAAACGACCGCAAAGACATACTAAAATCATACCTAGCTAGCAAAAAGCATGAAGTAGACATCGACGCTCTTGCTAGGCACACTACAGGATTTAGCGGTGCTGGGCTAGCTACTTTGGTAAATGAAGCGGCGATAAATGCTATTAGAGAAAAAAGAGTGCTTATTAGCGATGATGATTTTAAGGCTGTTTTTAGCAAAGTGCTTCACGGAAAACGCAAAATTGGCGCTCTAAACGAGGCTGAAAAACAGCTCCAAGCTCTATATAAAGCCGCTAAGGCTTTAAGTGCTGAGTGGTTTGGTGTGGAGTTTGAGAGAATTTCGCTGCTTGAAGAGCGTTTTATAGACTACGACCATGAAATAAAAAGCAAAAGCGAAATCATCGCAAAAATCAAAGTGCTATTAGCAGGCAGAGAAGCGATGAAAATCTATCAAAATGAGCTATATAGCAACTGCGCTAGTGATGTAGCTCTAGCAAGAGAGCTAGCACATAAGGCAGTTAGCGAGTATGCGATGAGCAAAAATCTACTTGCTAGTGAGGCTGATGTGCTAGAAATCTTAGAGAGTGCGCAAGCACAAGTAGCAGAGTTTATCTCTAACATGCAAGCCCAGCTTGAGGCTATAAGTGAGTTTTTGGCTCAAAATGAGAGCATAAGCAGAGCTGAGGTAGCAAATATCATAAAGGCAAAATATGAGCAACACTGA